Part of the Cottoperca gobio chromosome 16, fCotGob3.1, whole genome shotgun sequence genome, aaacttattttttttagtattaaaatatactttaataccaaaagtaaaaatactcatgatgcagaatggcccattttagAATGATGTATTATctcactggattataattactGACATATTAATGTGTACTCCACCTGCTGCaactggtaaaggtggagctcattattagtttatatactgctgggtaacTTGTGAATTTCCCCCGGGGACCAAGAAAGTTGTACCCTTATGTATAATAACATAATCATTATTTagttgttgattatatttttgtaatatttatctTAATGTGCAAattaactagtaactaaagtgACTTTACAACCACTTCTTAGCATATATTGTTAGATAGAAGACATTCTTCATCTTCTTATATTTTTCCTTTGACTTTGTACATGTAGTCTGTATGTGCTGTTTGTCTGTAATGTATGTAAACATGTACCAGGTCGGTGAGTGGGGACAGGTACATGGTGACGGTGACCACGCTGCAGGTGAGGCCGAGCTGGTTGAGCCTTGTGTCTCCCTCAGGAAGAAACGTGGTGAAGTAGAACCAACCGCACGTCAACACCATCCCTGCTGCTATGGTCTGGGACGTCACACGcctctgaaacaaacacagatgtgaTGCGAGACAGGCATTGTGCACACAACACACCCAAATAAAGTTTGATCCGTCCTGAGTGGCATCAGTCTACACCTTTATTAACacaccttttgttttgtgtagtgCAGGTATATGATGATGTAGAGGATCTGGAGTAGAGCTCCAATAACGTTGACCAGGACGATCGTGTGATCTCTTTTCAGAATCCCATAATACAACCAGCCCATGTTACTATGGAAACAAGTCAAGCATTAGATGTGCTGACCAGGACAGCAGGACAGCAATGCTACAGTACTGATCATAGTGAAGGatttaacatacacacactcacttaagACATGTGGTGAGGAAGGGCAGAAACTGGATATTGTCTGCACTTTTGGATTCTCTCATCTTCTTCAGGTCGGTCCTAGAAGCACGCGCGCACACATAAATAAGtaggcaaagagagagaaacaaaacacagccaAAACAGTCAACACAGTTTCCTTCGCAAGTTACCATCACTGTGGCTGACATGGGTCTCACAATGCATCTTACTGCACTCATGTTTCCTACCAACCAATAAAGTTACAGGAATAAATGACGAATGAAAAATTTAATTAGTGAGCAATTCAACTTACAGTCCAGTCGAGAACATCCCGATTGTGAACACGATGCAGGCCCATGACAGAAGCTGCAAGACATCCATAGAACGAGAGAAAATAAAGTCTAACACACTACCCGGTTATGTATTTTACGAGCAATGTCTGCTTATAATAACAGATGCTGAAATTGCACGCAATAAAAGATGGAACTAGGCTCACTGTGTATTTCCGTGTTTGCAATCAGTGTGCTCAGTGTTTCTGCGCTCTGATTGGCTATGCGATGAAGCAGGTGGGTTGCATTTCCTCCAATAGGGTGCTGAAACGATGCAGACGTCGCATGTGACGTCATCACGTTGGAATTATATGGAATGGTTTTTTTTCTACCAAAACCTTGTGTATCAAACTTCATCCTGGTCTTCAGTTAGATCACACGGGgactaaaagtaaaataaaattaaaagttacataaatgtattgtaAAGCTAACAgtggttttatgttttaaattattaacaGCTGTTTCTTTGTACAATGAAATATAGAGGGCATTTATTGTCAGCtataaaaaagctttttttcttaagaatttggagtaatataaataaaatatatatatcagcaATACATTGTGACAATTTACTTTACACAGTTGATTTTGGAAGGTTCAGTCAACTGGCTGATGGATTTTGACCTTTGTGTGTTGGATGGAGGACTGCCAGAGGGCAGTACTCCTCTGGCAGTCCTCCATCTCCTACTACATATTCTATCAGTGAGAGTTCAAATGAATGacactttattcatttaaaatgcagtCTTACATGCAGGAGAAATAAGCGTCACATAACGAAAACAGAGGAAAAAGAGACTGTAGAAGAGTACCTGGAGTCAAAATAGGattaggtttttaaaaaaaagttgattACAGTTTTTACTATACTGTGTTATGATCATGTTAACATGTAATgagtgcatgcatgcatttctTTCATTACGTGTTGGCATTATTTGATTTTCTTGATTCTTGTTCTGTCTTTTGTGAGATccccaactttatggaagtgcaattctaaatgtattcctttaaaataataGTAAATCAGAAGTAACACATTTTagacttcttttctttcttgtatATTATTGGATATTATTTTCATCCTGATGCCCCTAAGaagtattcaaataaaacaatgtgagaagaaaaacatcacTCTTGAATTGGTTGAATTGGCCACCAAGCAGACAACGCTGGGAACAACTGGTTTATATCATCATAACTTGTAGGAGGAGAATTTTCAGCTAGCAGGCATATgggtttttaaaataaacaatgattttaa contains:
- the slc50a1 gene encoding sugar transporter SWEET1; translation: MDVLQLLSWACIVFTIGMFSTGLTDLKKMRESKSADNIQFLPFLTTCLNNMGWLYYGILKRDHTIVLVNVIGALLQILYIIIYLHYTKQKRRVTSQTIAAGMVLTCGWFYFTTFLPEGDTRLNQLGLTCSVVTVTMYLSPLTDLVEIVRSGDVQRLSFPLTVATFFTSTSWVLYGLQLNDQYIVVPNTPGIVTSLIRFYLFWRFASVNQSSPAYKSMQI